One window of the Chryseotalea sp. WA131a genome contains the following:
- a CDS encoding penicillin acylase family protein has protein sequence MKIIKFAFSFLVTASLLYALNNAWNFGSPVPPLGSFLDPFHGFWQNATTNKIESGQVSIPGLKDKVTIVYDSALIPHIYAGNDEDLFTAQGYVTAKERLWQMEFQTHAAAGRISEIIGEKALDFDRTQRRLGMIFAAENSVEAMQTNLIAKSMVDSYTRGINAYIATLSNENLPIEYKLLGYRPEPWTALKTGLLLKYMAKTLCTGEKDLEMTNALKLFGKDTLDLLYPDSEGVGDPIVDNAGKWNFKPVTIDSVAPALPAELVALSPIEKSSFDVGSNNWAVSGSKTATGSPILCNDPHLELSLPSIWYIVHLNAPGINSMGASLPGSPNVISGFNDSIAWGVTNAQRDLVDWYKVRFKDKTKNEYESDGEWKTTRKKIEVFKIKGKKDFYDTVTYTHHGPVTFDESFHGESEKNHYAYRWIAHDASEEAVTFYKMNRAKNHADYVEALNHYTAPAQNFVFASVGGDVAMRIQGKFPVRRKNEGKFVLDGTRTATEWRAFIPVEQNVMYKNPERGFVSSANQYPTDLTYPYFITASNWEAYRNRRINQVLSDSKNITPQDMMKLQLDSYNLKAAESLPLFLSHLDSMSLKGAELEAYNKLKSWDYFNTIESEGASYYEAWLRALLPMVWDEITESKVALARPSTYMTIRLIKERPNWKFFDIQATPEKETAKEVIRKSFSEGVAAMEKWKTEKKSNPAWADYKDGVVGHLLNKMEAFSYHIRHGGNSSAVNAHSKTHGPSWRMVVSLEKEGVRAWGMYPGGQSGNPGSPYYNSLLGLWTEGKYVAFSFEQAAEKMKGKELSIITLNSESK, from the coding sequence ATGAAAATTATTAAGTTCGCTTTTTCTTTTTTGGTAACGGCTTCTTTGCTTTATGCTTTAAACAATGCCTGGAATTTCGGTAGCCCAGTCCCACCACTCGGTAGTTTTCTCGATCCTTTTCATGGCTTCTGGCAAAATGCTACTACCAACAAAATTGAATCCGGGCAGGTTTCAATACCTGGGTTGAAAGATAAAGTTACCATTGTATATGATAGTGCACTTATACCGCACATCTATGCTGGCAATGACGAAGATTTGTTTACCGCTCAAGGCTATGTAACAGCCAAAGAGCGACTCTGGCAAATGGAGTTTCAAACCCACGCGGCTGCGGGGCGCATTAGCGAAATCATTGGCGAGAAAGCCCTTGACTTCGACCGCACCCAACGCAGACTTGGGATGATCTTTGCAGCCGAAAATTCGGTGGAAGCTATGCAAACCAATCTTATCGCAAAATCGATGGTTGATAGCTACACGCGCGGTATCAATGCCTACATCGCTACATTAAGTAATGAAAATTTACCGATTGAATACAAACTGCTTGGCTACCGACCTGAACCATGGACAGCTTTGAAGACCGGACTATTATTAAAGTATATGGCCAAAACCCTTTGCACAGGAGAGAAAGATTTGGAGATGACCAACGCGCTCAAGTTGTTTGGTAAAGACACCCTCGATTTACTTTACCCTGATAGCGAAGGGGTTGGGGATCCAATAGTCGACAATGCTGGCAAATGGAATTTTAAACCTGTTACAATTGATAGTGTGGCCCCTGCCCTTCCCGCAGAATTAGTGGCACTCTCTCCTATTGAAAAATCTTCCTTTGACGTGGGCAGCAACAACTGGGCAGTGAGTGGATCTAAAACGGCCACGGGCTCTCCTATCTTATGCAATGATCCGCACCTTGAGCTAAGCCTTCCATCGATTTGGTATATCGTTCATCTTAATGCGCCCGGCATCAACTCCATGGGCGCATCATTGCCAGGTTCGCCCAATGTGATCAGTGGGTTTAATGATTCGATTGCATGGGGCGTTACCAATGCACAACGTGATTTAGTTGACTGGTACAAAGTTCGATTTAAGGACAAGACCAAAAATGAATACGAAAGTGATGGCGAATGGAAGACGACCCGAAAAAAAATAGAAGTGTTCAAAATCAAGGGCAAAAAAGATTTTTACGATACCGTTACCTATACCCATCATGGGCCGGTCACTTTTGACGAAAGTTTTCATGGAGAAAGTGAAAAAAATCATTACGCCTATCGATGGATTGCGCACGATGCATCGGAAGAAGCTGTTACTTTTTACAAAATGAATCGCGCAAAAAATCATGCCGATTACGTGGAGGCCTTAAATCATTACACCGCCCCAGCACAAAATTTTGTGTTTGCTAGCGTAGGTGGCGATGTGGCCATGCGCATTCAAGGCAAGTTTCCTGTAAGGAGAAAAAATGAGGGCAAGTTTGTTTTAGATGGTACACGTACGGCCACCGAATGGCGAGCGTTTATTCCAGTAGAGCAAAATGTGATGTACAAAAACCCGGAGCGCGGTTTTGTGAGTTCTGCCAACCAATACCCAACTGATTTGACTTATCCCTATTTTATTACCGCCAGCAATTGGGAAGCTTATCGGAACAGAAGAATTAACCAAGTTTTATCAGATTCTAAAAACATCACTCCGCAAGACATGATGAAGCTGCAATTGGACAGCTACAACTTAAAGGCGGCAGAAAGTCTTCCGCTATTTTTAAGTCATTTGGATTCTATGAGTTTAAAAGGTGCAGAATTGGAGGCTTACAATAAATTGAAGTCGTGGGATTATTTCAACACCATCGAATCGGAAGGAGCTTCTTATTATGAAGCGTGGTTGCGCGCCCTGTTACCCATGGTGTGGGATGAGATAACGGAATCTAAAGTTGCTTTGGCGCGGCCATCTACTTACATGACGATTCGATTAATCAAAGAAAGACCGAATTGGAAATTTTTCGACATACAAGCCACGCCTGAAAAAGAAACCGCCAAGGAAGTTATCCGAAAATCGTTTAGCGAAGGAGTGGCCGCTATGGAAAAATGGAAAACGGAAAAAAAATCAAACCCTGCCTGGGCCGATTATAAAGATGGTGTGGTGGGTCACTTGCTCAATAAGATGGAAGCATTCAGTTATCATATTCGGCACGGTGGAAATAGTAGTGCGGTAAACGCTCATTCTAAAACACACGGGCCAAGTTGGCGCATGGTAGTAAGCTTAGAGAAGGAAGGCGTGCGTGCATGGGGCATGTATCCTGGCGGACAATCAGGCAACCCGGGAAGCCCTTATTACAATAGTTTATTGGGTCTGTGGACGGAAGGAAAATACGTTGCCTTTTCGTTTGAGCAAGCCGCAGAAAAAATGAAAGGAAAAGAATTGTCAATCATCACTCTTAACTCAGAATCAAAATGA
- a CDS encoding UpxY family transcription antiterminator: MSKESSKTEWFVFYTKSRQEKKVNELLLKNGFESFLPTQKVMRQWSDRKKRIEVPLFNSYIFVRIEEYRLVEVLKIPGVSWTITHNGKPAFLRQQEYELICRYLQTGLFIESVINPQNFEIGEKVKVIDGPLKGFSGVLTKKNSDTIFSVFIDTMNYTLSIQLDNSLLQRIYLT; this comes from the coding sequence ATGAGTAAGGAATCTAGTAAAACTGAATGGTTTGTGTTTTATACTAAGAGCAGACAGGAGAAAAAAGTAAACGAACTTTTGTTGAAAAACGGGTTTGAATCATTCTTACCTACCCAAAAAGTAATGAGGCAGTGGAGTGACAGGAAAAAGAGGATAGAAGTACCCCTTTTTAACTCCTATATCTTTGTGAGGATAGAAGAATATCGGTTGGTAGAAGTTTTGAAAATCCCGGGAGTTTCGTGGACAATAACCCACAATGGAAAACCAGCTTTTTTACGACAGCAGGAATATGAGTTAATATGCCGCTACCTTCAAACAGGTCTTTTTATAGAATCCGTCATAAACCCGCAAAATTTTGAAATTGGCGAGAAAGTAAAGGTAATCGATGGCCCCTTAAAAGGCTTTTCGGGAGTGTTAACAAAAAAGAATTCAGACACTATTTTCAGCGTTTTCATTGATACCATGAACTATACGCTTTCCATTCAGTTGGATAATTCACTTTTGCAAAGGATTTACCTTACATGA
- a CDS encoding ArsR family transcriptional regulator has product MLLKFFSNSNSTSYLREMAEEFGESTNSIRLELNKLTKAGYLLVSSKGRTLEYRANTNHLLFPELNRLVRKYLGIDTIVEHIVNNVVLRLGNLNSCFIIGDYAAGIDSGMIDVVLVGEVDKEYLRLCVERAEQLIHRKIHTRVLLPIEFEENKEALNPSKAIWLWGSN; this is encoded by the coding sequence ATGCTGTTGAAGTTCTTTTCAAACAGCAATTCAACGTCTTATTTAAGGGAAATGGCAGAGGAATTTGGGGAATCTACCAATTCCATCCGACTCGAGTTAAACAAATTGACAAAAGCAGGCTATTTGTTGGTAAGCTCTAAAGGAAGAACACTAGAGTACCGAGCCAATACCAATCACCTCTTGTTTCCTGAATTGAACCGTTTAGTGCGAAAGTATCTGGGGATCGATACGATTGTTGAGCATATTGTGAACAACGTTGTTTTGCGATTAGGCAATCTTAACAGTTGTTTTATTATTGGCGATTATGCCGCTGGGATTGATAGTGGAATGATAGACGTTGTGTTGGTTGGCGAAGTAGATAAAGAATACCTGAGGCTATGTGTTGAGCGCGCGGAGCAACTTATACATAGAAAAATCCATACACGGGTGCTGTTACCTATTGAATTTGAAGAGAATAAGGAGGCTTTGAATCCTTCCAAAGCCATCTGGCTTTGGGGTTCGAATTAG
- a CDS encoding polysaccharide export protein: MKIFKLLILFGLFCFSCVSNRQYQILQKNDVNKRRIHSDSVFRSYSLSNFEYKIQPNDILSITFESLTEKDFDFLSTKAPVNFNAVNVGGALLIGDVVDNKGEIPFPVLGKVKVAGQTIFEIQDNLQQIGSKYLESPTVKVRLVNYRANLLGQVNKEGAIVFNNNRVTILEAIGLAGGFTELADKSSVKLLRQNGDKVDVIYLNLLDEDFVNSPYYYVYQNDVVIVPALRQRSYQKYFYQNLSVLLSTISIVLLVLNYTK, from the coding sequence ATGAAAATATTTAAACTGTTAATTCTTTTCGGCTTATTTTGTTTTAGTTGTGTCTCCAACAGGCAATATCAAATTTTACAAAAGAACGATGTAAATAAACGGAGGATACACTCAGATTCCGTTTTCAGAAGTTACTCACTCTCCAATTTCGAGTATAAGATTCAGCCCAACGATATTCTTTCCATAACGTTTGAAAGCCTTACCGAAAAAGATTTTGATTTTTTATCCACTAAGGCACCCGTAAACTTCAATGCGGTAAATGTTGGTGGCGCTCTGCTTATCGGTGATGTGGTGGACAATAAGGGTGAAATACCCTTTCCAGTTTTAGGGAAGGTAAAGGTGGCAGGACAAACAATTTTTGAAATACAAGACAATCTGCAACAGATCGGTAGCAAGTACCTGGAAAGCCCTACGGTAAAGGTTAGGCTAGTAAATTACAGAGCCAACTTATTGGGGCAGGTTAACAAGGAAGGCGCAATTGTCTTCAATAATAATAGAGTAACCATTTTAGAGGCAATTGGGTTGGCCGGTGGATTTACGGAGTTAGCAGATAAGTCTAGTGTAAAATTGCTAAGGCAAAACGGAGACAAAGTGGACGTAATATATTTAAATTTATTGGACGAGGATTTTGTTAACTCACCTTATTACTACGTGTATCAAAATGATGTGGTTATAGTGCCCGCCTTACGCCAGAGATCATACCAAAAATATTTTTATCAAAATCTCTCCGTTTTGCTCTCTACAATTTCCATTGTGTTATTAGTATTAAATTATACCAAATAA
- a CDS encoding polysaccharide biosynthesis tyrosine autokinase, whose amino-acid sequence MKKPIQKFYSEEDAFFVKRDQLDLKRVMAKLLDIWPFVTISVVLALSIAFLINRYSKSTYSIEASIIIRTKEEIGSGAELVYENVLVSRYRNYMNEPYKIRAFPLVKKTLEDLCFNSAFFVEGRVVTTESYNKLPFKVTFLQYSEKSLNRYYLQVVDENHFRLRFTENENSDSSVFRFGEMVDFDFSKFKIDLRKDSLPTQNANDTYLLEFSSSDNLAQDYISRMEFKWAEKGSTYMNIYMTGNSPEKDKEFLLRLLKNYEREDLSQKNQVATKTVEFVRSQLHAISDSLRLYEVQLERFKNSNNTLGELEFENERILVKLDESEKERMELVIRKEYFKYLEKYLKEDRDLDQVIMPSVFGIDDPNLNSILTKMIELQQEIRLFMSTEKTAGNPLLTNKLTRLKGIKSDVSEAVRTLQASDALKSKVIDDKTKKILSEIRAMPSVQSQYVSIQRNFRLMEQLFIFLMNKKSEAEISKAANISDLIIVNPPTSGSIPISPNKKRNYMLALVIGLMIPVAWVVVAQSLGTLVQNRQDIERLTDVPIIGGIGHVRKPLKLEILNNPQSVVSESFRSLRANISFFVGNTTPVVVVVTSSLPGEGKSFTSINLASILSLSGKRTLIIGADLRKPTLHLEFGLHNKVGLSSYLAGLCELPDIVQPSGYENLDFVPTGVIPPNPSELILNERMEELIKKAKEMYDFIVIDTPPLGLISDAYQLSKFANHIVFIVRQNYTPRQMVTMVQEYYSSKKLRNLSILLNDIEVGAGYIFGDQYSYSYRHISKYYQ is encoded by the coding sequence GTGAAGAAGCCTATTCAAAAATTTTATTCCGAAGAAGACGCATTTTTTGTTAAGCGGGATCAGCTTGATTTGAAAAGAGTAATGGCCAAACTATTGGATATTTGGCCCTTCGTAACCATTTCCGTGGTGCTTGCCCTGTCAATTGCTTTTTTAATCAACAGATATAGTAAAAGCACCTATTCCATAGAAGCCTCAATAATTATCCGTACAAAAGAAGAGATCGGATCTGGAGCTGAATTAGTCTATGAAAATGTACTTGTGAGCAGGTACAGAAATTACATGAACGAGCCCTACAAAATCAGAGCATTTCCATTGGTAAAAAAAACGTTAGAAGATTTATGTTTTAACTCTGCCTTTTTTGTGGAGGGCAGGGTGGTAACAACCGAATCGTACAACAAACTGCCATTTAAGGTTACTTTTTTACAGTATTCCGAAAAGAGTTTAAACCGTTATTACCTTCAAGTTGTAGACGAAAACCATTTTAGGTTACGCTTTACAGAAAATGAAAATAGCGACTCTTCAGTTTTTAGGTTTGGCGAAATGGTGGATTTTGATTTCAGCAAATTCAAAATTGATTTAAGAAAGGATTCTCTACCAACTCAAAATGCAAACGATACTTATCTATTGGAGTTCAGTTCGTCTGATAACCTCGCCCAAGATTATATTTCAAGAATGGAATTTAAATGGGCCGAAAAAGGATCTACCTACATGAATATCTACATGACCGGAAACTCTCCGGAAAAGGACAAGGAATTTTTGCTAAGACTATTAAAAAACTACGAAAGAGAAGATTTAAGTCAGAAAAATCAAGTAGCCACCAAAACAGTCGAATTTGTAAGATCACAACTGCATGCCATTTCCGACAGTTTGAGACTGTATGAGGTGCAGTTGGAGCGATTTAAAAATTCAAATAACACATTAGGTGAGCTGGAATTTGAAAACGAACGAATACTAGTGAAGTTAGACGAATCCGAAAAGGAGAGAATGGAACTAGTAATAAGAAAAGAGTATTTCAAGTATCTGGAAAAATACTTGAAAGAAGATAGGGATTTAGATCAAGTCATCATGCCTTCTGTTTTTGGGATAGACGATCCTAACTTGAATTCAATACTTACAAAAATGATTGAATTACAACAGGAAATACGGCTTTTTATGTCCACTGAAAAAACGGCAGGTAATCCATTGCTTACGAATAAATTAACGCGATTGAAAGGCATCAAGAGCGATGTATCCGAGGCGGTGAGAACGTTGCAGGCTTCTGATGCGCTTAAATCCAAAGTAATAGATGACAAGACTAAGAAAATATTGTCGGAAATTCGCGCCATGCCTTCGGTTCAAAGCCAGTATGTTTCTATCCAACGAAACTTTCGTTTAATGGAACAACTGTTTATTTTTTTAATGAATAAAAAGTCTGAAGCGGAGATTTCTAAAGCAGCCAATATTTCTGATTTGATCATTGTTAACCCTCCCACATCCGGATCGATACCGATCTCCCCAAACAAGAAGAGAAATTATATGTTAGCTCTTGTTATTGGGCTTATGATTCCCGTAGCTTGGGTTGTTGTAGCGCAATCATTGGGTACCTTAGTTCAAAACAGGCAAGATATTGAAAGATTAACAGATGTTCCGATAATTGGTGGCATAGGACACGTGAGGAAACCATTAAAACTTGAAATATTGAATAACCCTCAATCCGTTGTTTCTGAGTCTTTTAGATCCTTGAGAGCCAACATCAGTTTTTTTGTGGGAAACACAACACCCGTTGTAGTAGTGGTTACTAGTTCCTTACCCGGTGAAGGTAAATCTTTTACTTCGATTAATTTAGCTTCAATCTTATCCTTATCTGGAAAACGGACGCTTATAATTGGCGCGGATTTGAGAAAGCCAACTCTACATCTTGAATTTGGCTTGCACAACAAAGTTGGATTGAGTTCTTACCTTGCTGGCCTATGTGAGCTTCCGGACATTGTCCAGCCATCAGGTTACGAGAATTTAGATTTTGTGCCCACGGGTGTAATTCCACCCAATCCATCTGAGCTTATTTTGAATGAGCGAATGGAGGAACTTATAAAAAAAGCCAAAGAAATGTATGATTTTATTGTAATAGATACACCTCCGCTAGGATTGATTAGCGATGCATACCAACTTTCTAAGTTCGCAAATCATATTGTATTTATCGTACGGCAAAATTATACCCCTAGGCAGATGGTAACGATGGTACAGGAGTACTACAGCTCAAAAAAGTTAAGAAATCTCAGCATACTCCTCAATGACATTGAAGTAGGAGCAGGATACATTTTTGGTGATCAATACTCTTATTCTTACCGGCATATTTCAAAATATTATCAGTAA
- a CDS encoding glycosyltransferase, whose product MKQPLVYIVIVSYNGRHNLEYCLPTLVSQDYPNFKIFIADNNSTDNTQEWLKHNHPEVYLIKQDKNIGMAAMNEVLTWPAENGLPEIPDYIFVAGWDLKFDRRCISHAVELMNEKKDIGLLGFEVIGLFDWADPSELDSRSANWRKTEFFETDWVPGACSFYRADLLRAVGFLDPAYFAYAEEDDMQFRVKESNFKRVIINTPCWQNVRESAIPLAVASYLSMRNTIRFQIKNRSLMQGLRTALLILNNACNPFVALDLSKRVNQRMRPFSLWSNFMIWAKAFLWNLVNLKDTLNASREVVNSINRGKQLFDRLNSGNNK is encoded by the coding sequence GTGAAACAGCCACTGGTTTATATAGTTATCGTTAGTTACAATGGCCGCCATAATTTGGAATATTGTTTACCAACGTTGGTATCGCAAGACTATCCAAACTTTAAAATTTTTATAGCCGACAACAATTCTACCGACAATACTCAGGAGTGGTTGAAACATAATCATCCTGAGGTTTATCTGATTAAACAAGATAAAAACATAGGCATGGCGGCTATGAATGAAGTGTTGACATGGCCTGCTGAAAACGGCCTTCCCGAAATACCGGACTATATTTTTGTGGCCGGGTGGGACTTAAAATTTGACAGGCGTTGTATTTCTCATGCAGTAGAATTGATGAACGAAAAAAAGGACATAGGTTTATTGGGGTTTGAAGTAATTGGATTGTTTGATTGGGCCGACCCGAGTGAGTTGGATTCCCGATCAGCCAATTGGAGAAAAACTGAATTTTTTGAAACCGATTGGGTTCCCGGAGCCTGTAGTTTTTATCGAGCGGATTTATTGCGCGCGGTTGGTTTCTTAGATCCGGCTTATTTTGCTTATGCCGAGGAGGATGACATGCAGTTTCGAGTAAAAGAAAGCAATTTCAAAAGAGTTATCATCAACACACCTTGTTGGCAAAATGTGCGCGAAAGCGCCATACCCTTAGCGGTGGCCTCATATCTTAGTATGCGGAATACGATAAGATTTCAAATTAAAAACAGAAGTCTTATGCAGGGGTTGCGCACCGCTCTATTAATTTTAAATAATGCGTGCAACCCTTTTGTTGCGCTAGATTTAAGTAAACGAGTCAACCAACGCATGAGGCCTTTTAGCTTATGGAGTAACTTTATGATTTGGGCAAAAGCATTTCTATGGAACTTGGTTAATTTAAAAGATACCTTGAATGCCTCGAGAGAGGTAGTTAACAGTATTAATAGAGGTAAACAACTTTTTGACAGATTGAATTCCGGAAATAACAAATAA
- a CDS encoding DegT/DnrJ/EryC1/StrS family aminotransferase — protein sequence MNMIPLIKPFVAPPEELMPALQDVLYSGYIAEGEKVKQFEELFGSYIGNPYCLALNSGTAALHIALILAGVKPEDEVISTAMTAEPTNVAIMQAGAKVVWADVDPATGLISPQSIRSKISKKTKAIMIVHYAGMVAQLDEIQKIANQFNLPIIEDAAHALGAVYQGNRVGSISDYTIFSLQAIKHITTVDGGMLCVKTKENWDKGRLIRWFGLDKTKSRLENNIKLIGYKYHMNNVNATIGIVQMKFVKRVIDAYIQNGKFFDEQLQGISGVSLINYYPHTQPSYWLYTLFVERRSDFCRYMSENGVMSSELHMRNDNHMIFNYAKTKLEGLDSFYERFVHLPCGFWLTEEDKSKIVRLIKNGW from the coding sequence ATGAATATGATACCCCTGATTAAGCCTTTTGTTGCACCACCCGAAGAACTCATGCCCGCTCTGCAAGATGTTCTTTACAGCGGGTATATTGCAGAGGGTGAAAAGGTAAAGCAGTTCGAAGAACTTTTTGGTTCCTACATAGGTAACCCCTATTGCTTAGCCCTTAATTCCGGCACGGCAGCTTTGCATATCGCCTTAATTTTGGCAGGAGTAAAGCCAGAGGACGAGGTGATTTCTACTGCTATGACGGCAGAGCCAACTAATGTGGCCATTATGCAAGCGGGCGCTAAGGTTGTTTGGGCCGATGTCGATCCTGCAACAGGCCTTATCTCTCCTCAATCGATTAGAAGCAAAATATCAAAAAAAACCAAGGCTATAATGATTGTGCATTATGCCGGAATGGTGGCTCAGCTCGATGAGATTCAAAAGATTGCAAACCAATTTAATTTGCCAATTATTGAAGATGCAGCCCACGCATTAGGTGCCGTTTATCAGGGCAATAGGGTTGGTTCAATTTCAGATTATACCATTTTTTCTTTACAGGCAATAAAGCACATTACTACCGTAGACGGTGGCATGCTATGTGTGAAAACAAAGGAGAACTGGGACAAGGGTCGTTTAATTCGGTGGTTTGGACTCGACAAAACCAAATCGAGATTAGAAAACAACATAAAACTGATTGGCTACAAATACCACATGAACAATGTTAACGCCACCATTGGAATTGTTCAAATGAAGTTTGTTAAACGAGTGATTGATGCGTACATACAGAACGGTAAGTTTTTTGATGAGCAACTACAAGGAATAAGTGGCGTAAGTCTGATAAACTACTACCCTCACACGCAACCTTCCTATTGGTTGTATACTTTATTTGTTGAAAGACGTTCAGATTTTTGCAGGTACATGAGTGAAAATGGTGTCATGTCATCCGAACTTCACATGCGCAATGACAATCACATGATTTTTAACTATGCAAAAACAAAGCTAGAAGGCTTAGATTCCTTTTACGAACGATTTGTTCATTTACCCTGCGGCTTTTGGCTCACCGAAGAGGACAAGAGTAAAATCGTTAGGCTAATTAAAAACGGTTGGTAA
- a CDS encoding aminotransferase class V-fold PLP-dependent enzyme, with amino-acid sequence MKPLYKVFIPTDIAQDISLVLSSGQISSGKLAKEFEKAVASYIGCNYFLSTNNYNTASQLVWETIGINPGDEIIASPMSCLASNQPLAMKRAKLVWADIDPQVGSLDPSSVKKKITSKTKAILHYHWCGYPGHIDEVLQIASDYGLPVVEDAIESFGTLYKGKLMGNTGADFTLFSFQPTRLPCSVDGGGVVFKSKENFEKATLIRDFGIDRKRFRNHLSEIEESCDISLPGFSGGLNELSAAIGLKSLLQVPSLLGQQRTNAISNKQYLSDEFGISNYVDNRNGDPNYWVFSFLSDDSSQLLVELRKRGVYASRVHLRNDRYSVFGTFDPKLVGVNDFEKRQLSIPSGWWLPESN; translated from the coding sequence ATGAAGCCTCTCTATAAAGTATTTATTCCAACCGACATCGCTCAGGACATTTCGCTAGTGCTGTCCTCTGGGCAGATTTCATCTGGAAAGTTGGCCAAAGAATTTGAAAAGGCAGTAGCTTCGTATATTGGATGCAACTATTTTTTATCCACAAACAACTATAACACTGCATCGCAATTAGTGTGGGAAACGATTGGAATTAATCCGGGTGACGAAATCATTGCCTCGCCTATGAGTTGTCTGGCTTCAAACCAGCCATTGGCGATGAAAAGGGCTAAACTGGTTTGGGCAGATATAGATCCTCAGGTAGGTTCACTCGACCCAAGTTCTGTAAAGAAGAAAATTACATCAAAAACAAAGGCCATTCTCCACTATCATTGGTGTGGATATCCCGGACATATTGACGAAGTGCTCCAAATTGCCAGCGACTATGGCTTACCAGTTGTCGAAGATGCCATTGAATCGTTTGGAACCTTATACAAGGGTAAATTAATGGGGAATACGGGTGCCGATTTTACGCTGTTCTCCTTCCAACCAACAAGGTTACCTTGTTCCGTTGATGGTGGAGGTGTAGTATTTAAAAGCAAAGAGAACTTTGAAAAGGCCACACTGATCAGGGACTTTGGAATTGATAGAAAAAGATTTAGAAACCATTTGAGCGAGATTGAAGAAAGTTGCGACATTTCACTTCCAGGATTTTCTGGTGGATTGAATGAGTTAAGCGCTGCCATAGGGCTGAAGAGCCTCCTGCAAGTACCATCGTTGTTGGGCCAACAGCGAACCAATGCCATCTCGAACAAGCAATATTTAAGCGATGAGTTTGGAATCAGCAATTATGTGGATAATCGAAACGGTGATCCGAACTATTGGGTGTTCTCGTTTTTATCGGACGATTCTTCTCAGTTACTGGTTGAACTAAGAAAGAGAGGAGTTTATGCCTCTCGAGTTCATTTACGGAATGATCGATATTCCGTTTTTGGAACTTTTGATCCGAAACTAGTGGGGGTCAACGATTTTGAAAAAAGACAGTTATCAATACCATCTGGATGGTGGCTTCCTGAATCCAATTAA
- a CDS encoding Trm112 family protein, whose protein sequence is MNIIRLAKCPISGERLELSNDRTKVISNGAGVYFPVVNDIPILIRSEAVSL, encoded by the coding sequence CTGAATATCATCCGCTTAGCAAAATGCCCGATTTCCGGGGAAAGGCTAGAGTTGAGTAACGATCGAACAAAAGTTATTTCCAACGGTGCCGGTGTTTACTTTCCGGTTGTAAACGACATACCCATTTTGATAAGATCGGAAGCTGTGAGTCTGTAA
- a CDS encoding acyltransferase has protein sequence MMNKRIVGIDFLRGVAVILVIFRHITWPSIPFLTRIGWAGVDLFFVLSGYLVTSLLLVEYQKNK, from the coding sequence ATGATGAATAAGCGAATTGTTGGAATAGATTTTTTACGGGGGGTAGCCGTTATTCTTGTTATTTTTCGTCATATAACGTGGCCATCTATACCCTTTTTAACTAGGATAGGGTGGGCCGGTGTAGATCTTTTCTTTGTACTGAGCGGTTACCTGGTAACGAGCCTGCTCTTGGTAGAGTATCAAAAAAACAAGTAA